Part of the Cetobacterium ceti genome is shown below.
TTTGTCTTCATAGTTATATTCTTTTTCATTTCTTAATAATATTAATCCTATAACTACAATGCAAAATATAAATATATAATCAAGCATTTACCCCTCCTAGTTAGTAGTCAATATAGCTTTTTAAACAATAATTTGATAAAATTTCTATGAATTTAGGATCAAATTTAGGAGTAAATTTAGCTATCAAAGCTAAAACTATATGAACAACTATAAAAAAAATTGTTAAAATATAATTTTCAAGAAAAAATAAAGAAAATGCTATAGTTCCACAACTTAAAACTCCCATACTACGGGGCAGTCCTAAAATATTTAATTCTTTTGTAAAGGCTCGTGGAATAGGACTTCTTAATTCTTCTAATTCTCGCTCCATAAATTAGTTCCCCCTTTTATATTTAAAATCTAATATATATTCTCCATTTTTATATCCTTTAACCTCTGCAATTTCTCCTAAAACTCTTTTATTTCCTTCATGTTTCATTGTTATTACTACATTTATTGTTCTTGCTATAACTCCTGATAATGGATTCTCTTTTTCATACATAATATAAGTTTCTAGCTTTGACAAACCACCATAACAATCATTTGCGTGAATTGTTGTAAGTCCTCCACTATGTCCACTATTAAAAGCATTTACAAGGTCAAAAGCTTCTGCTCCTCTTATTTCTCCATAAATGATACGATCGGGCGACCAACGCATAGCTGATTTTAGTGCTTCCTTTGGACTAAATATTCCGTCAATTACTTGAACATATGTATTATCAAAATTAGTTGATTGAAGCTCTCTAATTTCTTCTATAAAATAAAGTCTTTCATTTTGCATAACATCTATGATTGCATTAGCAAAAGTTGTTTTTCCTGTATCAGTTCCACCAACTATTAATATGTTTTTTTTACTTTTTACATATCCCTTAATTAGTTCTTTTTCTCTTTCTGTAAAAGTTCCCTGTTTAACATAATCATCTAGTTTTAATACTTTTAAAATCTTCTTTCTTATAGTAAAACTAGGATTTTCAACAACTGGAGGAACTAATCCTTCAAATCTACTATTTGTAAGAGGTAAAGTAGCTGAGATTCTAGGGTTTTTATCATTTATAACTACTCCTTGAAGGGAAGCTAAGATATTTATAATATTTCTAACTTCATTTGAGTCTGAATATAAATTTGTAAATTCTTTTCCTTTCCCTATTTTCTTCACAAAGATTTTTTTATCAGGATTTATCATTATTTCAGTAATAGTATCATCATTTAAAAAATCAAGAATTTTTAATTTATTTAAACTCATTTCAAGTATTATTTTTGCTTCAAATAATGAATTACTCATTATTTATCTCCTCTTTATTTTCTGTCTTTTTTCTTGATCTTTTTCTATTTTCTCTATCTTTTTTAGCCATTTCTAATGAATTTAAATATAATTCTTCTTTTTCTTCTATACTTTCATCTTTCAATTGATTTATAACTCCATATAGAAATTCAGGTTTTTCATAAAGTTCAAAATAATTATGATATTCTATAGAATGTTTTAAACATTTTGTTAGTTCATTTCTTTTTTTTCTTTCTTCTTTCTTTTTCTCTTCAAGAATTAATTTTTGAGTTTCCTTGCTTCTTTCTAATAAAATATCTAGTCTACTTTTCTTCATTGGCTAATTCCTCCATTTCTATTGTTAAAACATCTGATTTTTCAGGTGTCGGATAAAGTTTACTTTTATATTCTCTCCTTTTATAATAGAAAAGTTTTTTTCCTAGAACTGGATTTTTCCCAGTTACAAATAAAAGAATTTCTTCATATGGTAAGGTCATTACTTCTCCTGCTGTTTTTAAAGGTCTTCCATGGAATGTTTCTGATCTTGTAGAAATCATTCCAAACATTCCTGTTCTAGTTTTTTGTTCATCTCTAACTGTTTTTGTTCCAAGTGCTCTTGAAATCGCTTCTGCGTCATCAATTTCATTAGGAGTTAAATAAATTTGAATACTGCAATTCGCTCTGAAGAAATTAGCTTTTCCATAAATCTTTTCTAGTTGCTTTAAAGATTGTGTTATAAGTAAAACTTTTATTCCAAATCCCGCTATATAACTCATTGCTCTTTCTACATATGATAAATTTCCAAATGAAGGAAATTCATCAAGTAAAAGTAAAATTCTATTTTTTTGAGGTTTTATAAATATCTCGCTATCTATTTTTTCTTTTATCTTTTTTAATGGCTCTAATAAAGTTAAAAACCATTTTACTAATTTATTATCAAATTTCATTGGTTTTGTTAGTCCATATACAGTTTGTGTTATTAATATTCTTAATAATGGAGCACATCTGTCTATTCCTTCTGGTGGAATAACTAAATATAAAGTAACTTTTTTTTCCATAATTTCTTTTATAGTAAAAGAAGATTTTTTAATATTTCTTTTTATCAAAGGATCGGTAAATATTCTCATTTTCTTTTTAGCCGTTGAAATAATACTTCCACGCTCTTTGTCGGGTGTATTTAAAATTGCCGTAAATTCTTCTGCTACTTTAGGGTGAAATGTTACATCTTTTTCATAAATTTCTTTAAAAATATCTTTATTACTTACATAATTTGTATGATTAAATTTACTACTTCTTGGCTCATCTTCTCCTTCCCTTGGTTTACCTAATAGATCAGCAATTTGATCCATTAGGCTTATATCCACAGGAGTTAAAAAATCCATTACATCAGTTAAAGTTGGATTTTCTGTTACATACATTACATGTAAAACTACTCCAACTAAAAAGTTACATGCTGATTCTACCCAGTGATCCGAAGCTATCTTTCCGTCTGTATCAACTATTGTTATAACAACAGTTTCTACATCTGTTCGCTCAAAGTCAGTCATAAGCCTTACAAAATCAAGTGGATTATATCCACACCCTTTTCCTGTATCATCAACTGGATTAAACATCAAAACTTTTTGACCTAAAACCTGCTTTCTATATCCTGCGGTTAGTCCCCATAATTCCCCTTTCATATCGGAAATTATCATACTTCCTTGCCAATCAAGGCAAGTTGGAACAGCAGTATTTATCCCTTTCCCTTGTCTTGTTCCCGCAGTTAATAAGATATGTTCAACTCCATTTGTTCTTAGAATAGTCCCTTGTTTATCACAACCTAAAACTACTCCTTGATCGTTATAAACATTCATAGTTTTTAAGTCATCTTTTGTAGCCCATTTAGCAGTTCCATGACTATCTAATACTTGCTTTTTAAAGATTAAAAGGATTCCTATTAGAAAAAATATACTCCCTGCTAAAAATATATTGTCAGCTTCTTTTAATGTCCTAGGAATTTTTTTTACATATTTTTTCTTCCAAATAAAATAATTAATAGGCTTATATATTTTAAAATCTTTAGAAGAATATATAATGTTTTTAAGATCTTTATGATAATTTAGTTTATATCCAATATATTGAGTAGTTCCCCATGTTAAAAAGAAAAAATAACCAATAGTAATAATTAAATATCTCCTTACTCTATAAAAATTCATATTAATTCTCCTAATTTCTTTTAAAAATTTTTATAATATTTAGAATTATTTTTTCTTGCTTTCCAAATATCTTAGTTAATAATTCTTT
Proteins encoded:
- a CDS encoding type IV secretory system conjugative DNA transfer family protein — translated: MNFYRVRRYLIITIGYFFFLTWGTTQYIGYKLNYHKDLKNIIYSSKDFKIYKPINYFIWKKKYVKKIPRTLKEADNIFLAGSIFFLIGILLIFKKQVLDSHGTAKWATKDDLKTMNVYNDQGVVLGCDKQGTILRTNGVEHILLTAGTRQGKGINTAVPTCLDWQGSMIISDMKGELWGLTAGYRKQVLGQKVLMFNPVDDTGKGCGYNPLDFVRLMTDFERTDVETVVITIVDTDGKIASDHWVESACNFLVGVVLHVMYVTENPTLTDVMDFLTPVDISLMDQIADLLGKPREGEDEPRSSKFNHTNYVSNKDIFKEIYEKDVTFHPKVAEEFTAILNTPDKERGSIISTAKKKMRIFTDPLIKRNIKKSSFTIKEIMEKKVTLYLVIPPEGIDRCAPLLRILITQTVYGLTKPMKFDNKLVKWFLTLLEPLKKIKEKIDSEIFIKPQKNRILLLLDEFPSFGNLSYVERAMSYIAGFGIKVLLITQSLKQLEKIYGKANFFRANCSIQIYLTPNEIDDAEAISRALGTKTVRDEQKTRTGMFGMISTRSETFHGRPLKTAGEVMTLPYEEILLFVTGKNPVLGKKLFYYKRREYKSKLYPTPEKSDVLTIEMEELANEEK
- a CDS encoding VirB3 family type IV secretion system protein, translated to MERELEELRSPIPRAFTKELNILGLPRSMGVLSCGTIAFSLFFLENYILTIFFIVVHIVLALIAKFTPKFDPKFIEILSNYCLKSYIDY
- a CDS encoding ATPase, T2SS/T4P/T4SS family — translated: MSNSLFEAKIILEMSLNKLKILDFLNDDTITEIMINPDKKIFVKKIGKGKEFTNLYSDSNEVRNIINILASLQGVVINDKNPRISATLPLTNSRFEGLVPPVVENPSFTIRKKILKVLKLDDYVKQGTFTEREKELIKGYVKSKKNILIVGGTDTGKTTFANAIIDVMQNERLYFIEEIRELQSTNFDNTYVQVIDGIFSPKEALKSAMRWSPDRIIYGEIRGAEAFDLVNAFNSGHSGGLTTIHANDCYGGLSKLETYIMYEKENPLSGVIARTINVVITMKHEGNKRVLGEIAEVKGYKNGEYILDFKYKRGN